One region of Dysidea avara chromosome 1, odDysAvar1.4, whole genome shotgun sequence genomic DNA includes:
- the LOC136262809 gene encoding uncharacterized protein isoform X2: MDGSQDIVRCQNRSDDGETFYSYIITAVWYRYMMMERMSSLIALDEGQYCCCTHGDYCSRATNVTKSTEGGSQATLACSIINQGVPIAQFRWLRNGIDLNGENIFTNNTFT; encoded by the exons ATGGAAGCCAGGATATAGTGCGATGCCAGAACAGAAGTGATGATGGTGAAACCTTCTACTCATATATTATCACAGCAGTGTGGTATCGTTATATGATGATGGAACGAATGTCTTCATTAATAGCACTGG ATGAAGGACAATATTGCTGCTGTACACATGGTGACTACTGTAGTAGAGCAACTAATGTAACAAAATCAA CGGAAGGTGGATCACAAGCAACTTTGGCATGCAGTATTATCAACCAGGGAGTGCCCATTGCACAGTTCAGATGGTTAAGAAATGGAATTGATCTGAATGGAGAAAACATATTTACCAACAACACATTTACTTAA
- the LOC136262809 gene encoding follistatin-related protein 5-like isoform X1 gives MDGSQDIVRCQNRSDDGETFYSYIITAVWYRYMMMERMSSLIALDEGQYCCCTHGDYCSRATNVTKSIPPIIRPVNSYHTAEGGSQATLACSIINQGVPIAQFRWLRNGIDLNGENIFTNNTFT, from the exons ATGGAAGCCAGGATATAGTGCGATGCCAGAACAGAAGTGATGATGGTGAAACCTTCTACTCATATATTATCACAGCAGTGTGGTATCGTTATATGATGATGGAACGAATGTCTTCATTAATAGCACTGG ATGAAGGACAATATTGCTGCTGTACACATGGTGACTACTGTAGTAGAGCAACTAATGTAACAAAATCAA TACCACCTATCATTCGACCTGTTAATTCATACCACACAGCGGAAGGTGGATCACAAGCAACTTTGGCATGCAGTATTATCAACCAGGGAGTGCCCATTGCACAGTTCAGATGGTTAAGAAATGGAATTGATCTGAATGGAGAAAACATATTTACCAACAACACATTTACTTAA